The Thermodesulfobacteriota bacterium genome contains the following window.
ATTTACCACAGGGGCGCCGGGGGAGGCAAAACCCCGACAGAGGGGGACATTCATCGCTTCAAACAAGGGCGAAGGGGAAGAGCGTCCCCCGCCAGTTCGCGGTATTATGTGGCCATGAAAAAGCGCGAGGCGGAGCACCGGTTCTTCGCGACCACGTTCAAGGGGCTGGAAGAGGTGCTGGCCGGGGAGCTGGCCGCGCTGGGCGGGGAGGAGATCTCCATCGGCACGGGGAGCGTCTCGTTTTCCGGGGACATGACGCTCTGCTATCGCGCGAACCTGTGGCTGCGCTCGGCGAACCGGGTGGTCCTGCTCCTTTCGGAGTTTTCTGCCCCGACCCCCGCGGCGCTGTACGACGGAGCCCGGAAGATCCCGTGGCACGACCTTTTCCCGCCCGAGCGCACCATCGCCGTGGACGCCACCGTGCGGGAGTCGGGGATCACCCATTCCCATTTCGCGGCGCAGAAGACAAAGGACGCGGTCGCGGACGGCTTCCGGGAGGCGCTGGGCCGCCGCCCGGACGTGAACACCGCGTCGCCGGACGTGCGGATCGTCGTCCGGATCTTGCGGGACGCCGCTTCCGTCTCCCTCGACACCTCCGGGGAGAGTCTGAACCGGCGCGGCTACCGGGCGCATCCGACGGAGGCGTCGCTGAAGGAGACGCTGGCCGCGGGACTGCTGCTGCTCGCGGGGTGGCAGGGAGAGGAGCCGCTGATCGATCCCGCCTGCGGCGCGGGGACGATTCCGATCGAGGCGGCGCTGATCGCGGGGGATATCGCCCCGGGATCGATGGGCCGCTCCTTCGGTTTCCAGCGGCTGCACGCGTTCGACCGGAAACGCTGGGAGGCGCTGCTGACGGAGGCGAAGGAGACCGCCCGCCGCGCGAAGCCGGTCCGGATCGAGGGGAGCGACGTGTCTCCGGAGGCGATCGCGGGCGCGATCCGCAACGCCGGGAACGCAAGGGTCCTTGAACGGATCCAGTTCTCCGCAA
Protein-coding sequences here:
- a CDS encoding THUMP domain-containing protein, with protein sequence MKKREAEHRFFATTFKGLEEVLAGELAALGGEEISIGTGSVSFSGDMTLCYRANLWLRSANRVVLLLSEFSAPTPAALYDGARKIPWHDLFPPERTIAVDATVRESGITHSHFAAQKTKDAVADGFREALGRRPDVNTASPDVRIVVRILRDAASVSLDTSGESLNRRGYRAHPTEASLKETLAAGLLLLAGWQGEEPLIDPACGAGTIPIEAALIAGDIAPGSMGRSFGFQRLHAFDRKRWEALLTEAKETARRAKPVRIEGSDVSPEAIAGAIRNAGNARVLERIQFSAKSVRFFSPGEGPGTILCNPPYGERLPGGAEAEAFYRELGEALKKRCRGWTAYILSGNPGLTRFLGLKASRKIPVMNGPIDCRLLRYELF